Genomic window (Amaranthus tricolor cultivar Red isolate AtriRed21 chromosome 7, ASM2621246v1, whole genome shotgun sequence):
GTAAGCCAAAATATTTGCATTTCCAATGATTTATCTCAAATTCATGTTGACCTCCCAAATGAAATAATTGATGTAGGTTCCTTACAAACAACTCTATTTCTGGAGCAATACCAAATTGGATACTCAACAGCAAGGAAAACATGTCAGTTTCTTCCGCTTTTCTCCCTTTCAGGGATTTATCttgtttatgttttgaattacAACAAAGGGAAAATCTGATAATGCCAATGTTACGATTGCAGCGATGTGTCATATAACAATTTCACTGGCTCTGCCCCTGGTAGTTGTCAGCAGTCTAGTGTGTAAGATCATCTGTAATAGTTGCTTCTTTATCTGTGAAAACCTCTCTCTAATGTGAAAGATTATTCCTAATATTTTTCATTATGGTGCAGGAACCTTGTGGCCAGCTATTCATCCGCGAACAGCAACTCGTAAGCAGCTCTAATACTATTACTCTGTAGAATCAAAACATTCTATTACTCTAATTTCATTTAATCTAatttcataaagtagctcccaTTTAGGCCGTGTTTGAAGGGTCACATGTACGCAAGCTTACAGTTGTAATACCCAAGAAGTTAAATTTCCAGTGACCCTTGATAAACAAACATCATATGCGAATTCACttaataagaagtgcacatggtTAACGAGTTATTATATAGTCTATCACAATCCAAAATTAAAGAACCATAAATTTTTGGCTCTATCGAGAATGAACACCATCCTCTTTGGAAATGAACTAGGAAAATAGTCAGTAATGATGCGATTTTTTATCATATGCAGAGAAAGTTGGTGCTTGAGGAGGGACCTTCCTTGCCCCAGTAAACCCCAACGTAAGAATTCACTAGAACATTTTTGAAACTTTACACTCTAGGTTGTTAGCTGCAGCATGTAATCTCATATCGACGTATTTACAATACTGGAAACTTCGCTGTGAGCATAAGCTTCACTTTATAGTAATCCTCTCGTATATGTATCATGCAGaccattctttattcatcaattgTGGTGGACACAAGGTTGACAAATTTGAAGAGGATAGTACTCCTGGTGGCCCTTCAACGTTCTTTTCGGTTGGAGATATCCCTAGGTGGGCTTATAGTAGTACAGGATCATTTCTTTATGATGAAAGTGCCAACTTCGTGGCGACGGAAACATCCAACCCAAATGTAACAGGCATTTACCAAACAGCTAGATTAGCACCTATATCACTCAAGTACTATGGCCTTTGCTTGCTGCCAGGGAGTTACCATGTCACGCTTCATTTTGCTGAGATTATGTTTGTTGATGACCACAAGTTTGACAGCAATGGCAGGCGCTTCTTTGATGTCTCAATTCAGGTTATTTAAGTTCTATTTTCATCCTTGATTTATATATTTCGTTTCActaaaagttttgattttttatttcggGATGTTACAGGGGGAAGTAATGCTGAAAGACTTCAATATCGAGGCAGCAGCTGGAGGTGCAGGCAAGGAAGTAACAAGGGAGTTTGATGTCCTTGTAAATGGGAGTACATTAGAAATCTACTTATACTGGTCTGGCAGAGGGACAACTGCTTCTCCCAACAGAGGTGTATACGGGCCTCTTATATCTGGGATTTCAATAACTTCCAGTGAGTTTATATCTGGGATTTCAGTAAAGTCCAGTGAGTTGACATAATAATTAATAGCACATTTTCCTCCATATTGCAATGTTTGAGGGCTTAGATTGTTCTGTTAAAATTGCATTTATCATTCTACAGACTTCAAAGTCGGCAGAGGATTGTCAGCTGGAGCCATTGTTGGAATTGTTCTTGGTTCATGTGCCCTTGTATCAATTTTAGGAATTTTGTGGATAAAGGGTTACTTCATGTGCCCTGGTATCAATTTTAGGAATTTAGGAATTGTTCTTGCTTCATGTGCCCTTGTATCAGAAGATGAAGGTATGTGCTCAATTCTGTTCTGTATTAGCTTCAGTCGAACGACCATATTGGCTATTTAAAATTCAATGATTTTTATCAAACTATGTGTGTTTTAATGTGTCCATCCATTCCCCTAAACATGCTTTAATGAAAGATACAACTAAAGACAATTTGGCACGAAACAGCACTAAGTTAAATCACTGATGGCCATATTGATGTGTAGTCGAGGACCGTTGACGAATTGTCAACCAATTGGTAAAATATTGATCTTGTATGTTACCATGTCACTGCTAAACATGCAGACATGAACTCATAAACCATGCTAGAAGTTAGTTTATTTCCCGTCCATAAAAACTACGTAGGCATAACATACATCCTGATGAATGTCATTGTTTATATTCATATGTCAGAACTCCGAAGGTTAGGTACTGGATATTTTACCTTGAGGCAGATTAAAGCAGCAACAGATGACTTTGATCTGAGAAACAAAATAGGTGAAGGAGGTTTTGGACCAGTGTACAAGGTAGAATTAGCTTCGATTTTCGATCACTGTTATCTGTTTGTTACGTAAATACTTATCAGCAGTTAATTATAAGGACACAAAATTTTGCTCTTTGGTTTTGCATTATAAATCTTCCTGATGTCTATATGTGGATTTATATGCTTTTCGGGGGATTTTAGGGTGTATTACACGATGGTAAAGTGATTGCGGTCAAGCAGCTTTCTTCTAAATCGAAGCAAGGAAATCATGAATTTATCAATGAGATAGGGATGATATCTGCCGTACAACACCCAAACCTTGTGAAGCTTTATGGGTGTTGTACTGAAGGAAAAGAGCTATTGCTTGTATATGAATACATGGAAAACAACTCACTCGCCCGTGCACTCTTTGGCAAGTGTCTTTTTAGATCCTTACTTAAAATTGCTTCTTCGTACCCAAAATTTTGAAGTCATAACCAATACTTAATTACTTTTCAATCAACTGCAAACGATTCAGGTAAGAAGGATCAGATATTGCACTTGGATTGGCAAACAAGAAAGAGGATATGCTTGGGAATTGCAAGAGGATTAGCATATCTTCACGAGGAGTCAAGATTGAAGATTGTTCACAGGGATATTAAGGCGACTAACGTGTTGCTTGATGAAGACTTGAATGCTAAAATTTCAGACTTTGGCTTGGCAaaacttgatgaagatgaaaataCTCATATCAGCACAAAAATTGCTGGAACTATGTGAGTTTAACTCCTGTTTTTCTCCTTTGCCATTTCTGTGCCATTATCTTTTTAGGACTAGTATGATACTATACTGGTGTCTTATTCTTACTGTATATAAAGGCTCAAAAATAGTCAATTGCACATAAGATTTAGGAGCATGTCTCTTCTGAAAAGTATTAGGAGCATGTTTATCATCGTCAAAATAGGTACTTAGTGTTGGCCCTAAAGATTGGCTAATTACTAATTTTCGTGTTCGTGGGCATTTTTTCAGAGGTTATATGGCTCCCGAATATGCGATGAGAGGCTATCTCACAGATAAGGCAGATGTATACAGCTTTGGAGTAGTCGTACTCGAGATTGTGAGTGGCACTAGCAACACAAGTTATAGGCCAAAGGAAGAGTTTGTTTATCTTCTTGACTGGGTAAATATACTACTTTCTCTTACTCttgattcatttttcttttactttcaTATGTTTAAGATTATGAGCGTTATTGATCGGGTTTTAAAGGCTTATGTCTTACAAGAGCAAGGAAACCTTCTCGAGCTTGTCGATCCAAATCTAGGCTCAAGCTACTCAAAAGTCGAAGCATTAAGGTTGCTAGAAATTGCCTTACTATGTTCAAATCCGTCTCCTAGTCATAGACCCTCAATGTCATCAgttattgttatgattgaaGGCCAAGCCCCGGTCCAAGCACCAATTGTTAAGCGTACCGAGACGAACGATAATTTAAGGTTCAAGTCTTTTCAAACTCTATCACAGGACAGTCAAACTTATGCCTCAGGGAGTTCAACATCTAGCCAGGTTCAAAGAAGTACATTGATGGATGGTCCATGGATGGATTCCTCAATATCTATGCAAAGCAATGATGAGTTTAGTGACAGGTCTCTCTCCACAACAAGACTGGTTTATGAGCTTGCAGATGTAAAGCTAGATTAACAAGAACATTTGTTTAAGTCCGAGATGGTTTTGGGCACATGTAAGATATCCAAGGCAGATGGAACCGAAAAAATGTCATATGTTTTAGTTTcttgatatattatttaatgCTTTTTGTAAAGTTGTACAATAAATAGAGCATCAAAAATTATTGTATTATTTCACCCCGCCTAGTTACTGCGTTAGATTTTGTTACATATACTCCTAAAATATAGTTGAGTTATCAAAAGTCAAGTGTTGTCAGCCTAACTTACAAGGTTAATGTAACGAGTAACGATCAATCTAATGTGTTATAGAAATATttaagggatattatcaatggtacctttATATTattgcactttatctttggtaTCCCTGTGTTTTTTTctaatttcaatggtacccccagTTTTTCTTGATAATTACAAATGTGactctttttaagttttttccgTTAAGTTGCTGTTAAATCTCAAATTTGatctaaccatggttagttttttCCTATGGCTGCTTTTTCAAGAATCTCTAAAAGCTCACCTTTTATGTGAAGAGCAAATTTAAGGGATTGTAGTACTCCACAGTTTGTAGTCATGTCTACATCAATGCTATAAGAAACCAATTAATAATTCATACATCATTAAAAAGATTCAGCAACCACTTCCTTAATATACTAAACATGCTCAATAAAAGTGCAAGCCTTCAAATTTCATCTAATATCAACAAGTCAAATCCTAATGCTAATTAAAATCATTCATTAACACAAACCCAGAAtcacaattacataaaaataaaataaacaaaatacaatTTAGAAGGAGTAGAAAATAAAGTACGAAGTACAAACGGAAAATCAAATTTGGGTATCATTGATATATCAAGATACTTCAAATTTAGACAATTTTTCCCAAAATTAGGCATGGAAATTGAGATATTATTGGAAAAAAGAACCAAAAATTCCAAATTGAAGGAAATATTCGGGCTTGATAATGAAGAACTTGTTGCccagataaataatttttaatgggctagacttgagatacgtctctcaaagatacggtctctcaaaaagactagctgaagaataaaattatgtGCAATTGATCCCCTAAATTTCTTTTTGGTGGGAGCCGCTTGATGACATTAGATTAATGATAAACGATGTTTTTGAAGCTCATAGTTAAACTTTGCAAACTTAaagattatatattttaattttattaagtttacccttaaacccttaaaatctcgtAAATGGGCTTGTTCATCACATGCCCACATTCACCACTTTCACTTTTATGAAAACCAGATAATACCCGTACGATCCACGACTTTATTACTTATTCTGATATATttgcataaataaaaaataaaaaatttacggTTTGatgttttaaccatctcaaaataacctaaattatttaataaataatattataaagattttataaataattgaaaaaaataaaatatataattttttaatatattaaacgaTATgacttaaaaagtaaaaaatcaatcaatataaataatattatagtcataattaAAAAGTAGAATAGTCAAACAATGATATCATCATTGAGTTCTAAagggaaaatttttattgataaagtcaccgtaacaatttttaaaaatgatgaCATCAActatgttttgttttagtaatagttatagatttATTAATAAAGTGACATGTAACAATTTGTAAAAATGATGACATCGGctgtgttttgttttagtaatagttatagatttttattaataaagtgacatataaatattttttaaaaatgatgaCATTAgttgtgttttgttttagtaatagttatagatttttattaataaagtgacatataaatattttttaaaatgatgaCATCAGCTgcgttttgttttagtaatagttatagattcgaaaaaaataagcttattttCAGAAAAAAGTTTCTAAAACTTACTTTGagaaaaaattttctaaaaaaatatgcatatttgaaaaaataagccTCAATTTTAGGCTCGAGCACAAAGACATTTAGTTcgagaattaaaattttcaaaaacttattttaagattaaaaaacaaattcattttattcaaattttccacTTTACTCATCCCTTCTTTCTTCAAAGAAGGCTCATCATTAGAgctgtttaaaaaaaattcaatgatCCGATACTTAATCGATCTTGAAATCGAACTTCACTTAATCCGACTTctgaatgaatttaaaatgaacatttttagaaaatttgaaatacataagagaaaaaaaaaattaacaaaataaattaagttttaaacttattccaaaagtaagcgtgaaatttccaaacctgaaatttggggctgttcgcagttaccaaCTGTGAACAGGTCAagaaagacaaaatagttgttcgcacttactaattgcgaacaactACTTTGACCTGTCTTTGTGTAGCAAGCTGTTCGAAGTTACTAaatgcgaacaggtcaaaacaggtcaaatagttgttcgcagttagtaagtgcgaacaactattttgtcttttttaatctgttcgcagttagttactgcgaacaaccccaaaccttgagtttgagaatttcacgcttacttttgaaataagtttaaaacttagtttattttgttaattttttattttttctcttatgtaTTTCAAATTCACATTTTTACTCACCATTCCCAAGACCACATCTCACTTTCTCCTCTTGGACCAATTCAGTTATTTGGGCCTTTTGTGCTTCAGAATATTAAGATTTTGTTAGAGTTATTCTTCCATTTATTGTGctagttgttaattttttttaacttaaaacGTTATGAtattttcttccttttgttcattgttactaacaacgaataaagttattttttctttaatttgttgttaCTAATAGTGAACAAAGTTGACCTTAAACTTTGACAcgaagacgcttattttttgaaattaaaatttttcgaagcttattttggaaattttttttataaaaaaatcattttattcaTGCTTTCCCAATAGTTGTGTACTGAGCTGTTTAATGGGATAGGTTGACCTAATAGATCAGGGCTCAAGTCACTTTTAAATGGTGATAATAATATGAATACAATGCTTACGCCTTTTGATTTATTATGACTATAACTCGaaaactttaaaattgttttCTAACACATGATTTTGAACCCAATGCTTATGCcttttgatttataattttcttaaaatctcaaaacttttaaaaaaattttaacacgtaatttaaatttaattaaattaagctATAGTAAATATCAACTAAAATCAAGGAGCCTTTGTGCCAGGAAGGCTTATTTCACATAACATCCTATTATGTCATGACCTGGTTAAACATTACTCTTGGAAGAACTACTACCCTAGCTGTGTGATAAAGGTCGATCTGAGGAAAGCCTACGACACCATGGACTGTGATTTTATTCATGATATGTTGATCGCCTTGAACTTCCCACCTTACTTCATTAAGATTATCATAGTCTGcatcacttcaacccaatatCTCTTCTAGTTAATGGCAATCCCTCTGAGATCTTCACGCCTAAAAGAGGCCTCAAACAGGGAGATTCTCTATCTCCTCTCCTCTTTCTCATAGATATGAAAAATCTATTCAAAACCCTCAAGGTTGCAGGGGAACACAAACACTTCAGCTTTCCCTCTAGATGCAAGGGCCTCAAACTCAATCATCTATGCTTTGCTGATGATCTTATGTTATTCTGCAAGGGTAAAGCTAAATCTATTAAGATTCTGTGTGAGAGGCTAGATATCTTCTCAGTTGCATCGGGTCTTCATGCCAATGCCTTCAAATAAGCTCTATATCTAGTAGGTATCTCGAAACCTATCAAGTTACATATTGCTCAGTTGTTAGAACCACCTCTTAGCAAACTTCCCTTTAAATATCTGGGTGTGCTCCTAACATCCAAATGCATAACTGGAGGCTGAGTGTGACTCCATTGTTGATAAGATGACAACCAAGATTCGTTCATGGAGCTAAAAATTTCTCTCTTAAGCAGTTAGAGTCCAACTGGTGTCTGTGGTCCTTCAATGCATCTGTACTTATTGGTGTCAACGCTTTATCTTGCCAAGATCAGTCATCAAAAAAGTTAATGCTATTTGTAGAACCTATGTTTGGCATGCGGATCCTACCAACACAGCCCCTTGTACTGTTAGCTGGAATGATGTTTGTAAACCAAAGAAAGTAGGTGGTTTGGGCACAAGGAATATAGACTAATGGAATGAAGCTGTAACAGGcttaaatttcttaatcttaatcttccgattaattattctaattttttttaattctaattcttaatcctttggttatctaattcaaatcacctgtaattcctaaaccttattccaattttgtaatttcttctaaacattaaacttaaaaaaaaagaataaaataaaataaaatatatctatattcttaaatttctttataagcactaaaatattattttattattttatattacgaaaagtaaaatttaatattatatttacggttttattaagacgttacgtttcaatttcgttttcttaaagtaactttactacttatcattttaaccttccaactttgatttaattattttataccaaaaaattaactatatttttctcattaactttaagtatagttttaaccaaaattttctaagtaaactatcatattttcataatcagatCTTAATTAAACTTTCCCATTAATAAAACATTTCACttgtataaactagaacaaaaatttgatgaaccaaaattctTTATACATCAATCCATGATATctatcacttacacaagctatcaccatttccttacacaagttaaccttcttctacactccaacttttacacatccacttacacactctaactcttacacatccacttacacactccaattcttacacattcacttacacactctaaatcacttacacaagttaacttTCTTCAATACTtcttgtaacaccctcagaataggtcgaactttttgAAAAGACTTTTTATGAAAAACATaaaccaaaacctactcatgggagtgttaccgccacatctatttctaataaaataaatataaggcttaacgactaagaaataacttaataactttaaatccaacaaagggtcttacaacataagaaaagactgaaacgtaatctgtgtccatataaaatttaaacaacttaagataaaacttaaactgaaatacgactccaataaaagctatgtttctaggtgatcctcaccccacgattcccacgcaatcaacaaactgcaacataagaatgcaagaaaaacaagggaaaaactacCAAAATAGGAAATtaagtaattccaactccatcccgtaaaacgattaagattgaaaatgatttaagaaaataaaatataatcaaattgaaaatacttttagaaaataatatatagctgagtttaaaagaaaaacaatttgagaaaacaatatatataatatcacataaaccaatttattaatttgatatttaataatgacaaacacataatcaatttttttatttttggaacgagaacgccagtaggccgagggtttacccctatacctacttcatcaagaggtcgtcaccccatataattcaaggccagcagagtagtctcaggggaccctagtgtgcacattccttctacttggatcacaataaatagaagaaagaccaaacatcgtatcaagtatcagaaaaataataatacctgtcggcagttATACTAACCAAAaaggacaacctgttcatcacccttatacttggatcacaacaaatataagagcttcattttcctcgtgttacactttacgtgatttaatatattttaataattagtcgcgagcacacatacatataatcaaacatacattatacattttattttatgatcataaatttttcccaataaatatatatctcaggaatatccaactgaaatctcattttccaaatcaccattctaacatcaGTTGGtgttaataggaattaatatcataaatatttctcttccaatttaaatcgtatctaatttcgttatcaaaataataatataaattttatcgaaataaaaattataaattcaagtttgaccaaagaaataatagtaaatataatttgagaatatataaaacataatatcatataaaataatgtcatataaaatcatgcatcctatCTAAACAccttaattatcacttagcacataatactaacgggatagtcctaattagatggacattgagaattaccttgttagcgctcctagacaacgtacgctcctaataatttctgtctacgaatccgatgtctttaatatcaaaatcttgcatGATATTACATAAGATTTCGGTTAAGTTTAAGATGCGAGTCTATCAAACCGTCTATATAAAACTTCAGTAGTTAAgtttaagttcgaggacgaacttttgTTCTAAGGGAGAGTGTATGTAACATCCGTTTTGACTAGtggaattgtcaaaattttgactagtggaagttttaCTTATAAGAATacaaactatttcggtttagagttttgtttgatattgcatgatattgattgtatgactctgatagtaaggtaacgtcgaaccatggaccgcaTGTAAAATCACGGCGTCTGTGTTAGGCGGCACGTaaaatgtaacaccccgtaatttatcgagtttaaaaataaataaaatataataaaataaagtataacaaaataaaataaataagtaatattgaattatattattttacatggttaattataagaaacgaagtaagtttaatttaacGATAACGCGTTTTGTCGCATATGTTGTTATTGCGTAATATTTCTTTTCtgcttttaacaaaaaaaaaaacaaaatagacaattatataattaattaattaattaattaattaaaataaaagaataggGGAGGGGAAGGGTGGCTTGTTGTGTGAgggaatgggaggagtcttgtaactcctctcataagtgtgtaTTATGACACATTAAGTTCATCCcttaattgcctattaatccttgtgAAAACCATTTGAGTTTTTCACCCTTCTAAGCTTCCAAGtgaacaaaaaaatcagaaaaattttcTCCTTTGGGCTTGTGATTCggcatttcaagaaaaaaaaattgttctcttgtttttccattcaatcttttgatcaaagggataagtttaattgaattgctagttatagattttacatataaggttttctaagatgaattacattttatgtatgatgatatcctatgactttgaggaggattgagtatattttcatgtaattttctttaacaatcctttaataaaccttaattttgttaaaaggtattaagttatgttcttgatttatattctttaacaaagtttaaatttgttataagaattgagttttgttgatgttcaaataaatttcttttatggtttaaatttctctaactaaatttcaatttgttagtagaaattaagttggtatggattaagttatatttatatatatgtgtgtcttgatttaaaagagtgatttagttttgtaattctctacaaaatttaatttgttaagagaattaagtatttaatttagttatcataatttatgaaatttcaagtctcttgaaggattttgtgaatgt
Coding sequences:
- the LOC130818792 gene encoding probable LRR receptor-like serine/threonine-protein kinase At1g53440 isoform X1 is translated as MADSFFNFSVILLILWIISVKLGSNAQLIPDDEVKILQIISNKLVNANWKKILPTSCNNGAQGFFKQYDTTILSNVTCDCTFNKGTVCHVTNIQLKGLNITGPFPDEFGNLTQLEEIDFSRNYVSGTIPKSLSKIPLVTLSVSANQITGPIPEELGQITTLETLLVEDNRLQGSLPRSIGNLKNLRRMVFAANFLNGTIPETYVNLKNLTELRLSGNMISGKIPDFIGNLTNLEKFDIQGTSLEGPIPSSLSRLTNLTILRISDLNTKSIPFPNISLMKNLLYLVLRNCSINGPIPDIWNNLANVKYLDLSYNQLSGEIPPSMGSLSHLSYLFLTNNSISGAIPNWILNSKENIDVSYNNFTGSAPGSCQQSSVNLVASYSSANSNSESWCLRRDLPCPSKPQHHSLFINCGGHKVDKFEEDSTPGGPSTFFSVGDIPRWAYSSTGSFLYDESANFVATETSNPNVTGIYQTARLAPISLKYYGLCLLPGSYHVTLHFAEIMFVDDHKFDSNGRRFFDVSIQGEVMLKDFNIEAAAGGAGKEVTREFDVLVNGSTLEIYLYWSGRGTTASPNRGVYGPLISGISITSSEFISGISVKSNFKVGRGLSAGAIVGIVLGSCALVSILGILWIKGYFMCPGINFRNLGIVLASCALVSEDEELRRLGTGYFTLRQIKAATDDFDLRNKIGEGGFGPVYKGVLHDGKVIAVKQLSSKSKQGNHEFINEIGMISAVQHPNLVKLYGCCTEGKELLLVYEYMENNSLARALFGKKDQILHLDWQTRKRICLGIARGLAYLHEESRLKIVHRDIKATNVLLDEDLNAKISDFGLAKLDEDENTHISTKIAGTIGYMAPEYAMRGYLTDKADVYSFGVVVLEIVSGTSNTSYRPKEEFVYLLDWAYVLQEQGNLLELVDPNLGSSYSKVEALRLLEIALLCSNPSPSHRPSMSSVIVMIEGQAPVQAPIVKRTETNDNLRFKSFQTLSQDSQTYASGSSTSSQVQRSTLMDGPWMDSSISMQSNDEFSDRSLSTTRLVYELADVKLD
- the LOC130818792 gene encoding probable LRR receptor-like serine/threonine-protein kinase At1g53440 isoform X2 encodes the protein MADSFFNFSVILLILWIISVKLGSNAQLIPDDEVKILQIISNKLVNANWKKILPTSCNNGAQGFFKQYDTTILSNVTCDCTFNKGTVCHVTNIQLKGLNITGPFPDEFGNLTQLEEIDFSRNYVSGTIPKSLSKIPLVTLSVSANQITGPIPEELGQITTLETLLVEDNRLQGSLPRSIGNLKNLRRMVFAANFLNGTIPETYVNLKNLTELRLSGNMISGKIPDFIGNLTNLEKFDIQGTSLEGPIPSSLSRLTNLTILRISDLNTKSIPFPNISLMKNLLYLVLRNCSINGPIPDIWNNLANVKYLDLSYNQLSGEIPPSMGSLSHLSYLFLTNNSISGAIPNWILNSKENIDVSYNNFTGSAPGSCQQSSVNLVASYSSANSNSESWCLRRDLPCPSKPQHHSLFINCGGHKVDKFEEDSTPGGPSTFFSVGDIPRWAYSSTGSFLYDESANFVATETSNPNVTGIYQTARLAPISLKYYGLCLLPGSYHVTLHFAEIMFVDDHKFDSNGRRFFDVSIQGEVMLKDFNIEAAAGGAGKEVTREFDVLVNGSTLEIYLYWSGRGTTASPNRGVYGPLISGISITSNFKVGRGLSAGAIVGIVLGSCALVSILGILWIKGYFMCPGINFRNLGIVLASCALVSEDEELRRLGTGYFTLRQIKAATDDFDLRNKIGEGGFGPVYKGVLHDGKVIAVKQLSSKSKQGNHEFINEIGMISAVQHPNLVKLYGCCTEGKELLLVYEYMENNSLARALFGKKDQILHLDWQTRKRICLGIARGLAYLHEESRLKIVHRDIKATNVLLDEDLNAKISDFGLAKLDEDENTHISTKIAGTIGYMAPEYAMRGYLTDKADVYSFGVVVLEIVSGTSNTSYRPKEEFVYLLDWAYVLQEQGNLLELVDPNLGSSYSKVEALRLLEIALLCSNPSPSHRPSMSSVIVMIEGQAPVQAPIVKRTETNDNLRFKSFQTLSQDSQTYASGSSTSSQVQRSTLMDGPWMDSSISMQSNDEFSDRSLSTTRLVYELADVKLD
- the LOC130818792 gene encoding probable LRR receptor-like serine/threonine-protein kinase At1g53440 isoform X5 gives rise to the protein MADSFFNFSVILLILWIISVKLGSNAQLIPDDEVKILQIISNKLVNANWKKILPTSCNNGAQGFFKQYDTTILSNVTCDCTFNKGTVCHVTNIQLKGLNITGPFPDEFGNLTQLEEIDFSRNYVSGTIPKSLSKIPLVTLSVSANQITGPIPEELGQITTLETLLVEDNRLQGSLPRSIGNLKNLRRMVFAANFLNGTIPETYVNLKNLTELRLSGNMISGKIPDFIGNLTNLEKFDIQGTSLEGPIPSSLSRLTNLTILRISDLNTKSIPFPNISLMKNLLYLVLRNCSINGPIPDIWNNLANVKYLDLSYNQLSGEIPPSMGSLSHLSYLFLTNNSISGAIPNWILNSKENIDVSYNNFTGSAPGSCQQSSVNLVASYSSANSNSESWCLRRDLPCPSKPQHHSLFINCGGHKVDKFEEDSTPGGPSTFFSVGDIPRWAYSSTGSFLYDESANFVATETSNPNVTGIYQTARLAPISLKYYGLCLLPGSYHVTLHFAEIMFVDDHKFDSNGRRFFDVSIQGEVMLKDFNIEAAAGGAGKEVTREFDVLVNGSTLEIYLYWSGRGTTASPNRGVYGPLISGISITSSEFISGISVKSNFKVGRGLSAGAIVGIVLGSCALVSILGILWIKGYFMCPGINFRNLGIVLASCALVSEDEELRRLGTGYFTLRQIKAATDDFDLRNKIGEGGFGPVYKGVLHDGKVIAVKQLSSKSKQGNHEFINEIGMISAVQHPNLVKLYGCCTEGKELLLVYEYMENNSLARALFGKKDQILHLDWQTRKRICLGIARGLAYLHEESRLKIVHRDIKATNVLLDEDLNAKISDFGLAKLDEDENTHISTKIAGTIGYMAPEYAMRGYLTDKADVYSFGVVVLEIVSGTSNTSYRPKEEFVYLLDWSKETFSSLSIQI